Proteins co-encoded in one Opitutus terrae PB90-1 genomic window:
- a CDS encoding nitroreductase family protein, producing the protein MPTRRLFLHCAALLGAVAFVACATHAQTAAPARTDAPLDFWDIVQSRRSVRAFKPDAPVPAEHVTKILDAARMSATSGNQQPWKFLVVRSPEKIRELKEACLAAAAEHFAQHPEYYPNVTKEQFTKSAQATYDGYLSAPVYVVVLTDNRSKYPDYNHYDGPLAAANLMLAARALGYGTVFLTDSIPDSVTKAVFKIPDYYTRVCITPIGVPVEWPQPPKKKPLEDFVAYESF; encoded by the coding sequence ATGCCCACCCGTCGTTTATTCCTGCACTGCGCCGCTCTGCTCGGCGCCGTTGCGTTCGTGGCCTGCGCCACGCATGCCCAAACCGCCGCGCCGGCTCGCACCGATGCGCCGCTCGATTTCTGGGACATTGTCCAGTCGCGGCGCTCGGTCCGCGCGTTCAAGCCCGACGCGCCCGTGCCGGCGGAACACGTCACGAAGATCCTCGACGCCGCCCGGATGTCCGCCACGTCCGGCAACCAACAGCCGTGGAAATTTCTCGTCGTCCGCTCGCCCGAAAAAATCCGTGAGCTGAAGGAGGCCTGCCTCGCCGCAGCGGCCGAGCACTTCGCGCAGCATCCCGAGTATTATCCGAACGTCACCAAGGAACAGTTCACGAAGTCGGCGCAGGCCACCTATGACGGCTATCTCTCCGCGCCGGTTTACGTGGTCGTTCTCACCGACAACCGCTCGAAATACCCGGACTACAATCACTATGATGGCCCGCTGGCGGCCGCAAATCTGATGCTGGCCGCTCGCGCCCTCGGCTACGGCACGGTCTTCCTGACCGATTCGATTCCCGATTCCGTCACGAAAGCGGTCTTCAAGATTCCGGACTACTACACGCGGGTCTGCATCACGCCGATTGGCGTGCCCGTCGAGTGGCCGCAGCCGCCCAAGAAAAAGCCGCTCGAAGATTTCGTCGCCTACGAGTCGTTCTAG
- a CDS encoding ABC transporter permease produces the protein MLSDLRYAFRQLLKSPGFTAVAVITLAVGIAGTAAVFTVVKSLLLDPLPYPEGDRIGQIWTKSSGSHFDFKPLSTPDLLDIQEQVGGLEAVGAFSPRRYTLGGDQPESVEGAYCTPGVFSTLKVPPLLGRWFSADDVAGQDGAAVAIISHSLWQSRFAGRPDCIGRTLRLDGRNVTIVGVMPPGFELLSLWTRERRLQIFLPLVLRHQGASRGDYWLASLARLKPGVSASQADAELGAVAAKIRQSTPDADPRKEFWFMPLQQGLGGLPALRISVLLAAGWTLLVLAAQNVASMMLARGISRQSEIAVRVALGASRLRIIRLVLAESILLALLASGAGFLLTLWGLDALRAALPAAVMPRAGLVVDGWLLGCIGLLAVFVVQAAGLTPALLASKTDVVSGLKEAGVNHTSARKTQRRLRRLVIGQIALAQFLVSIAMQLSGTYQQMVAGSRAMISDQVVTSAVVVRGTQYSDATRVAFWDRFLAAVQAQPGVSDAAVTTKLPLNGGISMPLLTDQESYDPASPRPYVEVSYISPQFFAALNARLLQGRPLTEQDSAVPRSAVVINRTMAQRYWPGQNPIGHHLRPAQSGETWSGQIVGVVEDIRQFAERPAKPEAYFAYSDSPWPEGFLVVRSRAGLPVPVDSIRAELARLDPDLALADVKSMRNHFDDSGRVLAIVTSVVDALTVGILALAALGLYGTLSFTFARRRRDIGVRVAFGAAPRDIATLVVRQALAWVALGGVIGALGSWLIAKAVGAMLADATPLSLPQLAASVATVLAAAALASWLPAHRATRLNPIDALRAE, from the coding sequence ATGCTCTCCGACCTCCGCTACGCCTTCCGCCAGCTGCTGAAATCGCCCGGCTTCACCGCCGTCGCGGTGATCACGCTCGCCGTCGGCATCGCCGGCACCGCCGCCGTCTTCACGGTCGTCAAAAGCCTGCTCCTTGATCCGCTTCCCTATCCCGAGGGCGACCGGATCGGACAGATCTGGACGAAGTCCAGCGGCTCGCACTTCGACTTCAAGCCGCTGTCCACCCCCGATCTCCTCGATATCCAGGAGCAAGTCGGAGGACTCGAAGCCGTGGGCGCATTTTCGCCGCGACGCTACACGCTCGGTGGCGACCAGCCCGAGTCGGTTGAGGGCGCCTATTGCACGCCCGGTGTTTTCTCTACGCTGAAAGTCCCGCCGCTTCTCGGCCGCTGGTTCAGCGCCGACGACGTGGCCGGCCAGGACGGCGCCGCGGTCGCGATCATCAGTCATTCACTCTGGCAGAGCCGGTTTGCCGGACGACCCGATTGCATCGGTCGCACACTGCGGCTCGATGGCCGCAACGTCACGATTGTCGGCGTGATGCCGCCCGGCTTCGAGTTGCTGTCGTTGTGGACGCGCGAGCGCCGGTTGCAGATCTTCCTCCCGCTGGTGCTTCGCCACCAAGGTGCCAGCCGCGGCGATTATTGGCTCGCTTCGCTGGCCCGGCTAAAGCCAGGCGTCAGCGCCAGCCAGGCCGACGCAGAACTCGGCGCCGTCGCCGCGAAAATCCGCCAGTCCACGCCCGACGCCGATCCGCGCAAGGAATTTTGGTTCATGCCGCTGCAGCAGGGACTCGGCGGCCTGCCCGCGCTGCGCATCTCGGTCCTGCTCGCCGCCGGCTGGACCCTGCTGGTCCTCGCGGCGCAAAACGTCGCGAGCATGATGCTCGCGCGCGGTATCAGCCGCCAATCCGAGATCGCCGTGCGCGTGGCGCTCGGTGCCTCGCGCCTGCGCATCATCCGCCTGGTGCTCGCCGAGAGCATCCTGCTCGCGCTGCTCGCCAGCGGCGCCGGCTTTCTGCTGACGCTCTGGGGCCTCGACGCGCTCCGCGCTGCGTTGCCCGCCGCCGTCATGCCGCGCGCCGGACTCGTCGTCGATGGCTGGTTGCTCGGTTGCATCGGATTGCTCGCCGTCTTCGTCGTGCAGGCCGCCGGACTGACGCCCGCACTCCTCGCCTCCAAGACCGATGTGGTGAGCGGCCTCAAGGAAGCTGGCGTCAATCACACCAGCGCCCGCAAAACCCAGCGACGGCTGCGCCGGCTGGTCATCGGCCAGATCGCGCTCGCCCAGTTCCTCGTCAGCATCGCGATGCAGCTGTCTGGAACCTATCAACAAATGGTCGCCGGATCCCGCGCGATGATTTCCGATCAAGTCGTCACCTCCGCCGTGGTCGTGCGCGGCACGCAGTATTCGGACGCAACCCGCGTCGCCTTCTGGGATCGGTTCCTCGCCGCGGTGCAGGCACAGCCCGGCGTGAGCGATGCCGCGGTGACGACCAAGCTCCCGCTCAACGGCGGCATCAGCATGCCGCTGCTCACCGACCAGGAGAGCTACGATCCCGCCTCGCCCCGCCCGTATGTGGAGGTCTCCTACATCTCTCCGCAGTTCTTCGCCGCCCTCAACGCCCGGCTGCTGCAAGGCCGGCCGCTCACCGAGCAGGACTCCGCCGTCCCGCGCAGCGCCGTGGTCATCAACCGCACCATGGCCCAGCGTTACTGGCCCGGGCAAAATCCCATCGGGCACCACCTTCGCCCGGCGCAGTCGGGTGAAACCTGGTCGGGGCAGATCGTCGGCGTCGTCGAGGACATCCGCCAATTCGCCGAGCGTCCCGCCAAACCCGAAGCCTACTTCGCGTATTCCGACAGCCCGTGGCCCGAGGGCTTTCTCGTCGTGCGGAGCCGCGCCGGCCTCCCCGTGCCGGTCGACTCGATCCGCGCCGAGCTGGCCCGGCTCGATCCGGATCTGGCGCTCGCCGACGTCAAGTCCATGCGGAATCACTTCGACGATTCCGGCCGCGTCCTGGCTATTGTCACCTCGGTAGTGGACGCGCTCACCGTCGGCATTCTTGCACTCGCCGCGCTCGGACTCTACGGCACGCTCTCGTTCACCTTCGCCCGCCGCCGCCGTGACATCGGCGTGCGCGTGGCCTTCGGCGCCGCCCCGCGCGACATCGCCACGCTGGTCGTGCGTCAGGCGCTCGCGTGGGTTGCGCTCGGCGGCGTGATTGGGGCCCTCGGCTCCTGGCTGATCGCGAAAGCCGTCGGCGCCATGCTCGCCGACGCCACCCCACTGAGCCTCCCGCAGCTCGCCGCGAGCGTTGCCACCGTGCTCGCCGCCGCGGCGCTCGCCTCCTGGCTCCCCGCGCATCGCGCCACCCGCCTTAACCCCATCGACGCGCTCCGCGCGGAATAG